One Dasypus novemcinctus isolate mDasNov1 chromosome 1, mDasNov1.1.hap2, whole genome shotgun sequence genomic window carries:
- the CYP2U1 gene encoding cytochrome P450 2U1 produces the protein MASPGPPQPSTGGPPWPLSLLCALPGLLPWDPTRGALLLFGLAVLLGCGWRQWHRARGIPPGPTPWPLVGNFGHMLLPPFLQRYSWVHRAARASGTQAILDKLARVYGSIFSFFIGHQLVVVLNDFHSVREALVHQAEVFSDRPRVPLSSIVTKEKGIVFAHYGPVWRQQRKFSHSTLRHFGLGKLSLEPKIIEEFKFVKEEMQKHGEEPFSPFPIVSNAVSNIICSLCFGQRFDYTHSEFKKMLGFMSRGLEISLNKQLLLINICSWLYYLPFGPFKELRKIQKDLTNFLKKIIKDHQESLDVKNPQDFIDMYLLHVEEEKKHNSNSSFNEDYLFYIISDLFIAGTDTTTNTLLWCLLYMSLNPDVQEKVHEEIERVIGPDRAPSLTDKFQMPYTEATIMEVQRLAVVVPLAIPHMASEETVLQGYTIPKDTLILPNLWSVHRDPVTWEKPDDFYPNRFLDDQGQLIKKETFIPFGIGKRVCMGEQLAKMELFLMFVSLMQSFTFALPKDSKKPILTGRFGLTLAPHPFNIIISKR, from the exons ATGGCCTCCCCCGGGCCTCCGCAGCCCTCGACCGGGGGCCCGCCTTGGCCTCTGAGCCTCCTGTGCGCGCTTCCGGGGCTGCTGCCGTGGGACCCGACCCGGGGCGCGCTGCTGCTGTTCGGCCTCGCAGTGCTGCTCGGCTGCGGTTGGCGGCAGTGGCATCGGGCGCGGGGCATCCCCCCTGGGCCCACGCCCTGGCCCCTGGTGGGCAACTTTGGTCACATGCTGCTGCCGCCCTTCCTTCAGCGGTACAGCTGGGTGCACCGCGCGGCGAGGGCCTCGGGGACGCAGGCGATCCTAGACAAACTAGCCCGCGTGTACGGCAGCATCTTCAGCTTCTTCATCGGCCACCAACTGGTGGTGGTCCTCAATGACTTCCACAGCGTGCGCGAGGCGCTGGTGCACCAGGCCGAGGTCTTCAGCGACCGCCCGCGGGTGCCGCTTAGCTCCATCGTAACCAAGGAGAAGG GGATTGTGTTTGCACATTATGGTCCAGTATGGAGACAACAGAGGAAGTTCTCACACTCAACTCTTCGTCATTTTGGCTTGGGAAAGCTTAGCTTGGAGCCCAAAATTATTGAGGAGTTCAAATTTGtgaaagaggaaatgcaaaagCATGGAGAAGAACCCTTCAGTCCTTTCCCCATTGTCAGCAATGCTGTCTCTAACATCATCTGCTCTTTGTGCTTTGGTCAGCGCTTTGACTACACCCATAGTGAATTTAAGAAGATGCTTGGTTTTATGTCACGAGGGTTAGAAATCTCTCTGAACAAACAGCTCCTCCTGATCAACATATGCTCCTGGCTTTATTACCTTCCCTTTGGACCATTTAAGGAGTTAAGGAAAATTCAGAAGGATCTAAccaatttccttaaaaaaatcatcaaagaTCATCAAGAGTCTCTGGATGTCAAGAACCCTCAGGACTTCATAGACATGTACCTTCTTCAcgtggaggaggagaagaaacatAACAGCAACAGTAGTTTTAATGAAGATTACCTATTTTATATCATTAGTGATCTCTTCATTGCTGGGACTGATACCACAACTAACACTTTGCTCTGGTGCCTTCTCTATATGTCACTGAACCCTGATGTACAAG AAAAGGTTCacgaagaaattgaaagagtcaTTGGTCCTGACCGAGCCCCTTCCCTCACTGACAAGTTCCAGATGCCCTACACTGAAGCCACCATCATGGAGGTGCAGAGGCTGGCTGTGGTGGTGCCACTCGCCATTCCTCATATGGCTTCGGAGGAAACAG tGCTGCAAGGTTACACCATTCCTAAAGACACACTAATCTTACCCAACTTGTGGTCAGTGCACAGAGACCCAGTCACTTGGGAGAAACCGGATGATTTCTACCCTAATCGATTTCTTGACGATCAAGGACaacttattaaaaaagaaaccttTATTCCTTTTGGAATAG GGAAGCGGGTCTGTATGGGAGAGCAGCTGGCAAAGATGGAATTATTCCTGATGTTTGTGAGCCTAATGCAGAGTTTCACATTTGCTTTACCTAAGGATTCTAAGAAACCCATCCTGACTGGAAGATTTGGTCTAACTTTAGCCCCACATCCATTTAATATAATCatttcaaagagatga